In the genome of Thermus caldifontis, the window TGGTGCTTGGACCTAAGGTCCAGCTCCGCCGTAACCAAGGCGTTGGCCAGGTTCCGCCTAGCCTGCTCCACCGCCCCCTCCCTAAGGGCAAGGGCTGCGTCTTGGGAGGGTTGCAGTAGGGGCAGGCTGGCCTGGAGTTGGAGGCTGGTCTGGCTTTGCGACGTTCCCGAACTGTACTGGAGGCTGTACCCCAGCTGCCCGGTCTTCAGGTCCAGGCTGACCCCCAGGCTACCTGGTCCTTCCGCCACACTTACACCCAGGCTCACGGAGGGGAAAAACCGGTCCCGCCGGGCCTGGGCCAGAAGGGCCTCCGCCTCTTCCAGGGCCAGCCTGGCCTTTTGCACATCGGGCCTCCGTTCCCTGGCGGCCAAGGCCTCGTCCAGGGTGGGCGGGGTCTGGGGAAGGGACAGGGGAAAAGGTTCCACCTGGGTGCCCAAGCTGGCCTCGAGGCGGGCTTTGGCCAAGTTCCAGGAAAGCTCTGCCTGCAAGGTGTCTGCCTGTGCCTGGGCCAGGCTGGCCTGGGCCTCTAGAAGCGCCTGGAAAGTGGCCTGGCCCCTGGCTTGCTGGGCCTCCACCGCCTTGAACTGGGCCTCCCTAAGCTCCAGAGCCTTCCTGGCCACCCCAAGGTCCAACCCCGCCAGGTAGGCCTCCAGGTACTGGGACAGGACCTTCTGGAAGAGGGCGTTCTCCTGGGCCTTGATGTCCAGAAGGGTTTGGCGGTAAGCCCGTTTGGCTGCCTCCAGGTTATCCTGGGCTGGCCCCCAGGGCAAAAGAGGCAGACTTCCCCCCACCCCCAGGGAAAGGGTTTCCTGGCCCAAGGGGGTCCGGGCATAGCTACCCTGAGGGGTCAGGGTCGGGAAAAGCCCCGCCTGAGCTGCCTTCAAGGAAAGCTCTGCCTGCACCCTCTCCGCCTCCAGGTCCCGAAGGGCCGGGCTTTGGCGCACCAGGGCCAGAAGGTCCACCCCCCCGGCCAAGGCGGGCAGAAAGAGGAAAAGCCACCACACCTGCTTCATCTCAAAGGCAGCCTACGGCTGCGGGGTTAGCCCGGGGTTAAGGGGAAGGCGGAGCCCCGCCCTAAGCCCTGTGGGGTGATGGGGCAAAAGTTCTAGGCGTCCCCCATGGGCCTCGGCCACCTTCTTGGCCACGGAGAGGCCAAGCCCCTCCCCCGGGCTTGGGGAGGCGCGGAAGAAGGGTCTTCCCGCCTCCTTGAGGGCCGCCTCGGGCATCCCTGGCCCCTGGTCCTGCACCTCCAAGACCACTCCCTCCCCTTCCAGCCGCAACACCACCTCCACCCCCTTCCCCTCCCCGTGGAGGAAGGCGTTTTGCAGGAGGTTGCGCAGGGCCTGGGCAAGGAGCAGGGGATTCCCCTGGAAAGGGAGGCTTTCCGGACCCCGGTAGGGCACGCCGAAGGCCTCGGCCTCCTGGCGGGCCAGCTGGGCCAGGTCCAGGGGAATCCTCTCCACCCGCCCCTCCCGGGCCAGGACCAAGAGAGCCTCCACCAGGCGCTTCATGCGCAGAAGCTCTTCCTTGACCGCCTCTTGGACCTCTTCCCGGGGAAGGTAGCCGGCCTCCGCCGCCTCCAGCTGAGCCAAGGCCGCCGCCACCGGGGTTCTCAGCTCGTGGGCGGCATCTCGGGTAAAACGGCGCTCCCTTTCCAAGAAGGCCTCAAGCCGCTCCAGCATATGGTTGAAGGCCTGGGCCAGGGACTTGAGCTCCCCGCCCCCTCCCGGGGCCACCCGGTGGGAAAGGTCCCCGGAGTCCGCCACCTGCTTGGCCACCTCCGTGAGGCGGGAAAGGGGCCGTAGGGCGGCTTGGGCCAGCCTCGAGGCCAGAAGCACCGCCAACAGGGTAAGCAAGGCCCCGCTTCCCAGAAGGGCCAGGCGGAAGCGGGCCAAGGCCCCCGCCGCCCCGGGGTCGTACCGGGCCACGGTGAGGGTACCCCCCGGCACCTCCAGCACCAAGACCCGCCACCCTTCCTGCCAATAGGCCCCTGGGGTAAACCGCGGCCAGTCTGGAAAGTTGGGACTTTGGTGTGCCTCCTCCCCCTGCACCAGGCGGAAGGCAAACTCCCCTCGAGGAGGTCTACGCCCTTCGGAAAGGGCCGCCACATAGAAGAGGAGGGAGCGGTCCAGGTCGGCCTCGAGGAGGCGCTTGAAGGCCACGTAGCTCAAAGCCCCCTGGAAGAGGAGGGCAAGCCCAATGGAAATGGTCAGGAAAAGGGCTAAGCGGGCCCTAAGGCTCATGGCCAAGCCGGTACCCCCCGGGCACGGTGCGTATGACCTGCGAATGAAGTTTCTGCCTCAGGTAGTGGATGTACACCTTCACCGCTCCCACCTTCTCCGCATCCCCAAAGACCTTTTCCGCCAACGCTTCCGGGGAGAAAACCCGGCCCGGATGGAGCAAAAAAACCTCCAAAAGGGCGAACTCCTTGAGGGAAAGGTTCACCTGCTGGCCCTTATGGTAGACCGCCCGCCCTGCCAGGTCCACCTCCAGGTCCCCCAAGCGAAGACGGGAGGCCTTGGCCTCCGCCTGCCGGCGGAAAAGAGCCCGCACCCGGGCCAGAAACTCCTCCAGGTGAAAGGGCTTCACCAGGTAGTCATCCCCACCCAGGTCCAGACCCCTTACCCGGTCCTCCAGGGCATCCCGGGCGGTGAGGAAAAGGATGGGCCCCTTGTACCCCGCCAGGCGCACCTCCTCGCCGAAACGGAAGCCCCCATCGGGATCCTCGGGCAAGCGCACGTCCAGGACCATTAAGTCGGGCTCCAGCTCCAAGAAGGCCTCCCTGGCCTCCTCCAGACCCTTGGTCCAGCGCACCCCATAGCCCTGGGCCCTTAAAGCCCCCTCCACCGCCCGGCCCAGGTGGGGCTCATCCTCCAAAAGCAGAACCTGCACAGCTTCAGTATGCAACCGAGCGGTTAGGCCAAGGTTATGGGGACTAACGCTACCCTAACCCCTCTTACCTACCCTTTAGAGCATGGGCCGGTACGGGGCCAGGTGGGAAGGCATCCTGGGAAGTTTCCTGGAGGTTCAGCTTCACGTACCCCCGTGGAAGGCGCAAAGGGTCTTCCAGGTCATCCTGGGGGAAGTGCAAAGGCTCGAGGGCCTCTTCAGCCGCCACCGGGAAAGCGAGCTCACCCGTCTGGTCCACCAAGGGGGAGGTTGGCCGAGCCCGGAGATGCGGGAGGTGTTGGCCACGGCCCTAGCCCTTCAGGAAGCCACGG includes:
- a CDS encoding TolC family protein encodes the protein MKQVWWLFLFLPALAGGVDLLALVRQSPALRDLEAERVQAELSLKAAQAGLFPTLTPQGSYARTPLGQETLSLGVGGSLPLLPWGPAQDNLEAAKRAYRQTLLDIKAQENALFQKVLSQYLEAYLAGLDLGVARKALELREAQFKAVEAQQARGQATFQALLEAQASLAQAQADTLQAELSWNLAKARLEASLGTQVEPFPLSLPQTPPTLDEALAARERRPDVQKARLALEEAEALLAQARRDRFFPSVSLGVSVAEGPGSLGVSLDLKTGQLGYSLQYSSGTSQSQTSLQLQASLPLLQPSQDAALALREGAVEQARRNLANALVTAELDLRSKHQTLVQAQGQLEVVAKSLQAAENSLDNARRRLEAGTGTILEVKQAELGLLQAQRAWEGARAGLLQAYYALLDAMGESLLGGEE
- a CDS encoding sensor histidine kinase translates to MSLRARLALFLTISIGLALLFQGALSYVAFKRLLEADLDRSLLFYVAALSEGRRPPRGEFAFRLVQGEEAHQSPNFPDWPRFTPGAYWQEGWRVLVLEVPGGTLTVARYDPGAAGALARFRLALLGSGALLTLLAVLLASRLAQAALRPLSRLTEVAKQVADSGDLSHRVAPGGGGELKSLAQAFNHMLERLEAFLERERRFTRDAAHELRTPVAAALAQLEAAEAGYLPREEVQEAVKEELLRMKRLVEALLVLAREGRVERIPLDLAQLARQEAEAFGVPYRGPESLPFQGNPLLLAQALRNLLQNAFLHGEGKGVEVVLRLEGEGVVLEVQDQGPGMPEAALKEAGRPFFRASPSPGEGLGLSVAKKVAEAHGGRLELLPHHPTGLRAGLRLPLNPGLTPQP
- a CDS encoding response regulator transcription factor → MQVLLLEDEPHLGRAVEGALRAQGYGVRWTKGLEEAREAFLELEPDLMVLDVRLPEDPDGGFRFGEEVRLAGYKGPILFLTARDALEDRVRGLDLGGDDYLVKPFHLEEFLARVRALFRRQAEAKASRLRLGDLEVDLAGRAVYHKGQQVNLSLKEFALLEVFLLHPGRVFSPEALAEKVFGDAEKVGAVKVYIHYLRQKLHSQVIRTVPGGYRLGHEP